GGAAGCGTTGGCACGACGCTAGGTCGGCTCCACGACCAGGGGTTTGTGCGTCTAAGGGCAAGTATTGGGCAATCAATCCTGATGCGTACGACGCACACACAGCGAGTTTGATTGGCCTCGCGGCCGTGAACGAGCAGTTCGAGGGCGATTACTACGATGAGAATCCAGATTGGGACGCGAATCTCCCAGACCTTGAGGAGTATGAAGAGACAGATGCTGATTCGGAGCAGGCCTGATGCCTGAGCGCGGCGTAATCGTCGTCGCAGCGGATCCATTCGGGCACATTCCTTGACGTCCATATTTCATTAACTACGCAGTTGCCACCAGAATACTGGAAACAGTGGTGTGTGATGGAGTCGATGATGGTGCCGTATTAACCAACGCAAGACAGTGAATACAATTTTGTTGGTTAATTGTATTCGGACGTCAAAGCGTCCATAACGTCAGTTTAGTCGTGAGAGGATGTCACCACAGCTGTGGCTGACTGATCAGGCTCTACGCCATGTCGCGGATGACGTCAGCGCCGCCGGCGAGCCGGTCGTCAGAGTTGGGGAGATTCTCGATGGCGGTTTCGATACCGACAGCGAGTGAGTAGCGGTTCGTAACGCCCTTGCCCTGTCCTCGTCCAGTTGTCTTCTTCTTGAGGATATTCGAGTGCGAGAGATTATTTAGCTTCTCTCGGTAGCGACGGTCAGAGAGGCTCTCGACGCCGTACCGAGAGCAGATTTGTTTGTGATAGTCGTAGAGCTTGTTCGTCTCTATCCACTTTGCGTCGTCACGAACTGTGTAGTACGTGACGGCCATGAGCGCAATCTTCGCGTGTGTCGGCAGGGAATCGATTCCTCGTTCGACAGCCCGCCGTTCGATATAGTCACGTGCATCACGAACGTGTTGTTCCGTTACGAATTGCTCTCCAGCGTCGTCGGCGAGCCGGCAGGCCCGGAAGAGTAACTTGATTGCCTGACGTGCGTCCCCCGAGTCGGCTGCTGCATAAGCTGCTGCCAGCGGGATAACGTCCGATTCGAGTACACCGCTAACCAGGACTGTACCATCAATCCCATTAGTCGCGACGGTGGGGCGAGAGTCCTCAGCAGCTTCGTCGACGAAGTCTGTATCTGTGAGTCCCTTCGCTGCGCGGCGGGCGAGAATTGCGCGGAGTTGATTAGCGTCGTAAGGAGAGAACTCGATTTCGTCTTCTCCGAGTGAAGAACGAACGTCTGCATTCAGATTCTCCCGGAACTGCAGATCGTTCGTGATACCGATGATGGAGAGTCGGACGTCTTCAAGCTCAAGTCGGGGGAGTTCGTACAGTACGTAATCGTCATCACCGATGGCGTCGATCTCGTCAAGAACCAATATGATAGTGCCACCAATTCTGCGGATTTCCGTGGTGACCATCTCGAAGAGCGCCTTTTTTTGGTGGCCCTTCGGGAGCTCGGCACCAGGACCTCGGAGCTCCTTCACGAGGTGGGTGAGCAGGTGATAGGACTTGTCCAAGCCTTTGCATTTGACGTTCACCACAGTGACGTCGATCCCCTTGTCATCGGCGAAGCTCTGTAGTTGGTGGGTTTTGAGGTTGATTGCCGCCGTTTTTCCCTGCCCGGTGGGGCCATATACGAATACGTTGAGCGGCGTTGACCCCAAAGTGGCGGGACGGAGGGCACTGTGGAGTTCGTCGAGTTCCATCTCGCGCTCTGGAAGCTCACGGGGACGGTAACCCTTGTTTGGGTTCAGCACGTCCATGTCGTCGAAAATTGTCTGCTCCTCGCCGAACTCTCGCATGGATGGTGTATAGATTGTTAGTTATTTAAATCCCCCATGTCCAGTGACGTCAATGAGGGGGTATCATGTCCAATGATGATTCCGATCAAGACTGTGTAGGAGGGAGAGGGGGGTACGTCCAGTGTAATCCCCTCGAAGATTGGAGGTGATTCGCTCGCTAACTATTGTATCGGAAAATGCTAAGTAACACCCAATTCAACCGTACCCTTACTGGTTAGAGAACCGATTGAATGAACTGTTCTGACGCGTGAATACTCTGTATAGTACACTGGACGCACCCCCTCTCCCCGTTGTTTCTTCGATTGCTACCATAGGCTTCTATTTGGCACCGGCTCATTGGACGCACCCCCCTCTCCGAGTACTTCGTTCTGGATAGATTCTGCTCATCTCGTACACTGGACGCACCCCTCCCTCCCTAAGCACTGGTTACAACGATGAGCTAGTATTAACAGAATGTGTAACGGTGATGAGTTAGCAGAAACTGAAGCTCGAACGCCGCGAATCGCGCTAGTCCTGTTTCGTGGAAGTGCTCAGTATCGAGTTGGAAAGAGACTTACTGCCCATCGTGGACGATGCTCCGGCATTTCTCGATGAACTGTAAGAGGTCTCGGCCGGCGTCGCGAGAGAGGCTGATGAGGATGCTCTCAGTCTCCGAGAACGGAAATTGGATAATGAACGCACGCTCGTGATAGTGAATTATCGCACGGCGTTCTCCTACGGGGTTTGAGTTAACATCCGGGGCTAAAAATGGACTGTCAAGACGGAATATGTCGACGACTTCCGAAAAGGTCTCGTCGCTGTACTGGGCTTCGAGGTCCGATCGGAGGTAGTGTACGTCGTAGTTCTCGTCTCGGACGATAACGACAGTTCGGAGTCCGCGGCCGGCACGGTCGCGGAGGAACTCCGTTATTTGTTGGGCGGCTTGTTGAACCATATCTGTGCACTGTATCGTAGGGAGATAAGTTAGATTTTACCTACAGGTATTGGGACTTGACAGTTATATGGACGTTTACACAACAGAGAAAATAATAACCTATTGAAATGCCAGAGAGGGGAAATCTGGAGCGTGCGGCGCAACGCGACACTCCGGGCAGAGTGGTTGAACCGCATCAACCTCTCAGTCTCACAAGTACATAATTTGGTTGGTATGTTTGTTCTCTTGATACAGATGTTGGATCAGCACCGCCGTCGAGAGAACCCGAACGGTGGCGTTCGATTCCCGATGGGTGACGCCGGCGACGGTCTACAAGTGTGTCGAACGGAGTAATTGTGGATTCGGGGCCACGACCCGAAAACAGGGCTGTCAGAAGTGAACACTGGAAGGACAGCTATTACGACGAATGCCGGTAACGCTCGTGTATGACCACTGCACACTCATTATTCCCCCGAAACAGTGATGAATACTACACCACAAAAGTGTAAGCACAGGACAATTATGCCCGCACTTTCCCTCTCCAGGCGACTCGAAGCCCTTCGCGAGCGTTCGCCACAGAATTATGGGGCACTCCGAGACCACTACCCACTTCTCAAGCAAGCGCTCGACACCAACACGCGGTCATATCCGACTGGACGGCAGCTGTATGTCTCGCTTGAGGATCCACCGATCACGTCACAAACCTTTGGCCGCCTACTCGCGTTGCTGGCTGATCTCGAGGTGGTTTCACTCTACACTGAGCGCAGTAACGCCAACCGCTACGACGTCCGTCACTACGACTCGACGGACTTCGATTTGTTAGAGAAGAAATTAGAGTAGTAATCCCCAGACCCCTTTCGGCCGTTCTTGCCTAACTCCTCAAGATTGTACGGTTCAGCAGCTACTGCCCAACCGATTTCTCGGCACGCATATGTGTCTATTTGATTACTAGACTTTCTGCATATATCGAACAGCATATGTTTATTCAATCTTCGCATCTTTTCTAGATTTTCAGCAGACGCACACTTATTCGTCCAAATGTTCAGATTAATATACTGGTGACTAAGTGCTAGAATTGAACGCCCATCCCATCCCTCTCTGGAAGAGTATCTATCGAGGATGTTGGGGGGCACGACAAGCACTCATGACACCCGACGAAAGCCAATCTCCACAACCCCAATCAAATACGCCAATGTGGCGAACCGTTGCAGGACAGTTCGCGCTCGCAACTGTATTTCTTGCATCGTTCGCCGTTGAACCGGCTCTCGCACAGCAGACATCACAGAATGCGGTGTGTAGTGCAGACAAACTCCCTGAGATGATTGAGGGGTTCTTCCAATTAACCACAGGCCTCGGGATCGTTGGTCTGGCGGTAGTCTGGCAGACGGACTCGCTTATCGACCTGTTCACACTCAACCCCGAGCAAAAGAAGGGGCTCAAGCGTCACAAGCGGTCTGCGATGAAATCCGCGGTCATCCTCGTGGTTCTCGGCCCACTATACACCGTCGCCGGTTCCATGATGGGCCTTCCGCTGGCGCAGTGCGTCGACCTCGTCCCCTGGTAAACCTACAGACCAGCATCAAAATCACCCATGGAAAAACGAGAGCTCTCCGTACTCATGATTCTCCTGCTCGTGACGAGCGGAGTCGCGGGCCTCGTCACGGCAAGCCCGCCACAACCGGGTACGGAAGGTAATGGGCTCTCTGAGAACGAATCTGCGACTCTCTGGTCTCGCGACGCCGACACCTACATCAGCCAAGACGAATACCGCCAACGCTACGGTAGCGAGCGGACAGCCGTTCACCAGCTCGCGAACGGGACGGACATCACGTTCAAGCGGCCACCTTCGACTGCCGCAACGTGGACCCAGAACGATTTCGAGGACCTCGACGCCGGCGACTCGGAGACGTCCGTACACCCGCCGCACGCGTCGCTCGAAGATGGGGTGTTCATTGAGGACGCCCATGCAACCGTATTCGCGGTTCAACCGTCGACGCGAGGCCACCTTGAGGCCGGTGAAACCCCACTCTACATCGCACCGAATGGGACGATGCGTGGGCTCGTCGATTATCGTGTCCGTATCCCAAACGGGAGTTCTTCAGGCAACAGAACCGTCGAGTGGTCGCTTTCGAACCACGAGATCGAGGAAGTTCGGCTGCAGAAAGACGGTGAAACTCTCGCGAGGACCGATGGGTCACACACGCCAGCTCTCGACTATCAGATCGACGACGACTGGAGTGCAACCCTCACGCTTGAAGCAGAGATTCGCGTTCGGTTGAAGAAGACCATCGAGCCAAACAGAGGCAGTGGAACCGACGTCGTCTACCGCGAGGAGACGCGGAACGTCTCCGACTCTATTGACGTCGAAATCTACGACCTCTCTGCGTACCCGTACTATGCTGAGTACCCCAACGGCGATTCTGGGGTGGCTATCTTCCAGTCTCAGCCGTGGCAAGGCTACACGCTCACCGACAAGGGGAGCGCAAGTGTGCGCGGTGTCTGGCGGTTCTACACCGCCCGTGACACCAATTGGGACACACTGGTTCGGTCGAGCCGAACCGACAGCTCAGAAGTCGAGTCAGATGCAATTCCCGTGTACGTCCACGCGTACCCCTCCCGAATCGGACCCCGTGCTGGACCCGTCCGGGATGGCCCGAAGATCATCGACACGTGGGGAACGGAACGTCCTTCTCCGCTGGGGACTATCGGCGAGAACGTCAACATTGAGGTCGTCAACCAGTCCTACGAGACGACGTACGGTGTCGCCGTCCGTGCTGAGAACGTCGACAGAGAGGCACTCCACGTCGCGGGCATCGTTCGCGGCGTGAACGCGTCTATCGTCGAACCCGACTCTGGTTCCGAGCGGCAGTTGCGTCGTAGTAACCTCACGGTGGAGGTTCTTCAACAAAACCAGTCACAGGCGACACTCCGAATCGAACTGCGTGACAACCAGACTGGTGCGCCGATTATCCTCGACGATAGTACCCGCCAATATCCCATCGGAGGCAGCTCACGTAATGGCTACATCACCCTCGCCGATCGGGAGGTCGAGACCAACGTCTCTGGCATAGCCGTCGTGACGATTACTGAACCCGGTATCTACACCACCCGGTATCATCCGGGCTCGTGGCTCGGACACAACCCAGCCTACATGAGTGATACGGCGACCGCCCGGTGGCATCCGCTCGGAACCATCGACGGCTGGTTCGCGTTCATAATCGAGGTCGGCTGGCAGTTCATCCCCTTTTTCGTGGTGTTCTATGCAGGACACCGGCTCCTCCGAATGCTCGGTCCAGAAGACATCTTCCAACAAGACCAATGACTAGAGACTACCCACAGATTAGTCGAAGAAACGCCCTCAGAACAGTCGCAGGCGCGGCGCTTACAAGCGTGGCTGGCTGTCTAAACGACGGTGGAAGCTCCGGAACTCCTGGTGACGGGACAACTGACCCAGACAGTGGACCGCTCACGCGAGTCGCAGTTGAGGGCACGACGCTCGTCGTCGAACTCTCGGCAGAAGCCAACGTCGACCAGATCAACCTCATCCAGCCGAATGGAGCGCTGTTCGGAAAACGGGACGTAGCCGTAGGGGCCCAACAGGTTTCCTTCGAGATCGGAACTGCGTACGACCCCGGAGAATACCGCGTGGTCGCACTGAAAGGCGAGGAGAGTGTAGTAGAGACATCTCTTCCCATACAACCAAGCCTCACCATTGTAGAAATGGGTATCGGCAGGAACCAACCCGAGAAGATGTGGGACGGTTCGAGCGACGAAATTACTGAAGAGGCTTTCGTGACTGTTGAGAATCAGGGTAGCGGCCCAGATGCGATTACGAAACTTCTCTTCATCGGTGACGTACCGTATCCCTCTGACGAGGAAGGTACGAATTATGCGAACAACGAAGACGTTAGCGGAATCTACGATCCTCAGTCTGATTCTGAGGTGAGCGAGGTCATCGTTGCAGCAGGGGACCAAGTTACGATGTACAGTTCTCGATCTCCCTTCGCGTTCGTTCCCGGCTCAGGGACTTCGTGTAAAGACGAACAGCAGAGTGGTGAGTTCGAACTCATTCTCGAAACACCAGTAGAGGAGGCTCAGCTAACCAAGAGCTACAACATACAGTATTCGGCCTCAACAGAGGCAGACAACTGTGAAATTACGATTAGTGAATCGTAACTATGGTTGATCTAATCGACGTCGTCCTCGAGGGGTTCAAAGAGGTCGTCGACTGGTTGATAGGCCTCTTCATGGAGGGTCTGCAGACCGGATATAACACCCTCACGGAGGAAATGTTTGGAACCCCGACACCACAAACGGATGGGACGTTTGTATTTGGGACGCCCTCCAATGGTCCGTGGCCTGCGATACAAGACGCCCTAGTTGGTGGCGAGATTATGCTAATCTCGTTACTCCTGTTGCTGATGTGTGTTCAAGGACGGCACACAATCGGAATTTTCAACATTGGAAGCGCATACGAAGCGAGGCGGACGAAGAAAACCGCCTGGGTCGGAGCCTTCCTCATCATTACGTGGTACTGGGTCAGTATTCTGTGCCTCTACATCGTTGATGGGTTCACAATTGCTCTGATGCCGAGCCTCAGCTCGTTAGGAGATGCGATGCTCAATTTCTTAGAAGTCTCTTTGAGCAATCCAGCACTCGCCTTCGTCTTTGCTATGGTTGGTGGACTCTCGATGTGGGCACTTGAGGCCCTCTACTACATTCGGGAAATCCTCCTCTACGTGTACGTGTATGGAATGCCGATAGCGTTCGCCTTGGGTTATGGGAATATCCCCGTTCTCTCCGACATTTCGATGGGGTTCATCAAGCGGTTCGTTCCGCTCGCAGTTCTACCCCTCCCCGCAGCGGTAGTGTTCAAAGGATACGACCTACTCTACTCCGAAGGCGCGCTTGCCCCGGGTAGTGCATTTCTGAAGTACCTCGTAGCCGCTTCTCTACCACTGGTTGCCCTCTACATTACCTGGAAGACGTTCAAATACGCGACTCCGCTGACTGCAAGAGTCGTCGGAGGCGCAACGAGGGGAGCAGCACTTGTTGGCAGTGTCGCAGCAGGCGCGTACGTCGGTGGTGCCGGCGTCGCAACAACTGCTGCACGATGGGGTCCAAAGGCTGCCGCTGGTCAGATGATTGCAGAGAAGGCAACAGCACGGACGCAGAGCAGTGATGAACAGAACAGTACGCCGTCGTACCGGCGAACCGAGAACGACCCCGGAACCTAGTAAGAACTCATGTCGATGGATCAAGACACAGCAGCACGGCGCATTATGAATCAGTTCGGCGAAGAGAGTCGCATCCCCTACCTGAACATCGAAGAGGGGGACGTCGGCGTACTCATCGCTTTTCCAATTATTGGCCTATTCATTGCCGGCCTCAGCGGAATCGAATCACTTGCTCTCCCGTTCGTAGCAGGGGGACTCGGGTTTGGCGTTGCCGTCATCTACGTCTCTCCCGACCACCTGAAC
The sequence above is a segment of the Halogranum gelatinilyticum genome. Coding sequences within it:
- a CDS encoding Cdc6/Cdc18 family protein, giving the protein MREFGEEQTIFDDMDVLNPNKGYRPRELPEREMELDELHSALRPATLGSTPLNVFVYGPTGQGKTAAINLKTHQLQSFADDKGIDVTVVNVKCKGLDKSYHLLTHLVKELRGPGAELPKGHQKKALFEMVTTEIRRIGGTIILVLDEIDAIGDDDYVLYELPRLELEDVRLSIIGITNDLQFRENLNADVRSSLGEDEIEFSPYDANQLRAILARRAAKGLTDTDFVDEAAEDSRPTVATNGIDGTVLVSGVLESDVIPLAAAYAAADSGDARQAIKLLFRACRLADDAGEQFVTEQHVRDARDYIERRAVERGIDSLPTHAKIALMAVTYYTVRDDAKWIETNKLYDYHKQICSRYGVESLSDRRYREKLNNLSHSNILKKKTTGRGQGKGVTNRYSLAVGIETAIENLPNSDDRLAGGADVIRDMA